The proteins below are encoded in one region of Saccopteryx leptura isolate mSacLep1 chromosome 1, mSacLep1_pri_phased_curated, whole genome shotgun sequence:
- the FANCF gene encoding Fanconi anemia group F protein, with protein MESLLQQLDRFSEVLAVSRTTHVSSWDPATIRRALQWARYLRHVHRRFGRHVRIRTAMERRLQSQWKREDGSRPASVPGLTNFRALGSCDLLLSQRLLANRALGDAAFHCLLRQLFPGPGVPDAEEEALQGSLVLCARRRSAVHLLRLNGFGEKPALQDDPLIKTQAELLLERLQEVGEAQSPGGLLSGLWERLPRNSFLEVIAAALLLPPSPRPPEEILELGGPKAPGEGGHELLHWLLGRSDIMAVFCRSLPAGLLTSVAGRHPELFRVYLDLLTDWGRHLHYDLQKGIWVGAEAGGATWEELYSRFQSLCQAPLPLKDEVLTALESWKAQDGGFEVPGVSIWTDLLLALESGA; from the coding sequence ATGGAGTCGCTCTTGCAGCAGCTGGATCGCTTCTCCGAGGTTCTGGCTGTTTCCCGCACCACCCACGTCAGCAGCTGGGACCCCGCGACCATCCGCAGGGCCTTGCAGTGGGCTCGCTACCTGCGCCACGTCCACAGGCGCTTCGGCCGCCATGTCCGCATTCGCACGGCAATGGAGCGGCGGCTGCAAAGCCAGTGGAAGCGGGAGGACGGCTCTAGGCCCGCTAGCGTGCCCGGGCTGACGAACTTCCGGGCCCTGGGCAGCTGCGACCTCCTGCTGTCTCAACGCCTGCTGGCGAACCGGGCCCTGGGGGATGCCGCCTTCCACTGCCTGCTGCGGCAGCTCTTCCCTGGCCCTGGCGTCCCGGACGCCGAAGAGGAGGCGCTCCAAGGCAGCCTGGTCCTCTGCGCCCGCCGCCGGTCCGCCGTCCACTTGCTGCGCCTCAACGGTTTTGGCGAGAAGCCGGCCCTTCAGGATGACCCCCTGATAAAGACGCAGGCGGAGCTGCTGCTGGAGCGTCTGCAGGAGGTGGGCGAGGCCCAGAGCCCCGGCGGGCTACTCAGCGGCCTGTGGGAGCGCTTGCCACGAAACAGCTTCCTGGAGGTGATAGCGGCCGCGCTGTTGCTGCCGCCGTCTCCCCGGCCCCCCGAAGAGATCCTAGAACTGGGCGGCCCCAAAGCACCGGGGGAGGGGGGTCACGAGCTGCTTCACTGGCTTCTGGGGAGATCGGACATTATGGCTGTTTTTTGCCGCAGCCTCCCAGCCGGGCTTTTAACTTCGGTGGCGGGCCGCCATCCAGAGCTTTTCCGAGTCTACCTGGATCTACTAACAGACTGGGGTCGCCACTTGCACTACGATCTGCAGAAGGGCATTTGGGTTGGAGCGGAGGCCGGGGGTGCGACCTGGGAGGAGTTGTACAGCAGGTTTCAGAGCCTCTGCCAGGCCCCTCTACCTCTGAAAGATGAAGTTCTGACTGCCCTGGAGTCCTGGAAGGCGCAAGACGGAGGTTTTGAAGTTCCTGGTGTTAGCATCTGGACAGACCTGCTGTTAGCTCTTGAGAGTGGTGCATGA